TGCCTGCGGGACAAACAAAGTTCCCATAAAGAAGGCAAGAGGTTTACTTTGTGCGATCGCTCTATCAACAATTTAAAAGTACTTTGTCTAACGATAACTACCCAATAACTATGTTTGTCAGATTTGCCGTATCTATCCAACCATATCCCTCTTGTGTCACTCCTGCTGGAGCGAATTCTAAAATGCTGATGTAGCATGACTTTCCTATTTTGGTAAATCAAATTTGGCAAAAGGGCGAAACCTAAATGCAGCAAGACATCTGAATTTTACTATCGCCAATGTGACAAAAGAGGGATAAGCTACCTCGATCAGCGATTTTTCGCCAATTTCAAGCTCTTGTTCGCGGACTTGTTTTCCTCCAAGTACAGCACAAAATTGGCACGCGGGATTATCGGCGAGAACCCACACTAACATTGATTTAATGCCTGAGCGCCGCAACCTTTGCGCAACAGCTTGTACTAAATACTTTCCAATTTCTTTTCGCTGATAGCTTTGTCGAATGTAAATGGCAGTCAATTCACCCTTGTATATTGGATCGCCTGTACGCTCTGCTCCTCCATTGGCAAAGCCGACAATCTCGCCAGATTCATTCTCAGCAACATAAGTAAAGTTACCGCCGTTTGAGGCTTGGCTGAAGATATCATACCAAGCGTTTGCTCTGCGCTCATATGACAGGTTCACCAAATGCTCGGCTGACACAATCCCTCGATAGGTTGTTTGCCAAGTATCTACTAGATATGAATGGCAATAGCAGGAATATCGTTGTGGGTGGCATCTCAAACTAGCATCATAATTGATAACTCGATCCAGTTATTTTATTCTTAAGATCGCTCCACAACGACCTAATCGAGGAAGTGCAACTAAGATAAACTCAAAGTACTGCCTCAGTAATAACTCAAGGCAACTCAACTAGGCATTCCCAGGAATGCGATCAATTTGGGCGTAGCCGCTGAAGATGAGTTTTTGACCTTGAGTTTCTAAACGGTTGATCCGCATCATAACGCCATCTAAGTCAAAGCGATCTAGGTCAACCATGTTATTCAAAATTTCTGCCAGAGCATTAGTTAAAGTTTGCGAAAGCTCGCGTTGCGCTTCGGGAATGTCTTGAGCTTCAAATTGGGGGTTTTGAAAAGTGACACGTCGGCGTCGTTCTACTGCTAAAGTTGCTTTTAGGCTAATTAGTACGAGTTCGCCGTTACTGATATCTGCTTTAGCAGCAATTTTGACTTCGTTTTCTGGTAACAGTTGGACTTGAACATCGCTGAAAGAAATTGACTCACCACCGGAAATATCGGCTAAGCCTGCTAGAGAAAGATTTTGAAGGCGTTTTTTGACAAGTTCAGCATTGAAAGCATTATTAATGCCATCTTCAGTTAAGGTAACTTGCGCAACCGCTTGTGTAGGTTGTTTGAGCGTGAGTTTACCGCCGAGAACCGAGCTAAAGTCAATCGCCACCGCATCAGTTTCAAACGACATTTCTTCGACATAAAAGTCTTTACGAATCACTAAACCGCGACCGCTCATTTTGAAGCTGTCAATACTACCTTGCAACAATTTACTAGAGGGATAACAGCGGACAGCGACTTCTACCGATTCGCTACGGGTGAACAAATGGCGAATCGTTTGGCTGGCAACTGTGTTGAGCATCCGCTCTCCCCAGTCAGTGCCAGTGGGATTGGTTAAACCACTAAGT
This portion of the Chroogloeocystis siderophila 5.2 s.c.1 genome encodes:
- a CDS encoding GNAT family N-acetyltransferase, with protein sequence MSAEHLVNLSYERRANAWYDIFSQASNGGNFTYVAENESGEIVGFANGGAERTGDPIYKGELTAIYIRQSYQRKEIGKYLVQAVAQRLRRSGIKSMLVWVLADNPACQFCAVLGGKQVREQELEIGEKSLIEVAYPSFVTLAIVKFRCLAAFRFRPFAKFDLPK
- a CDS encoding LmeA family phospholipid-binding protein, which produces MLFGGLSGLTNPTGTDWGERMLNTVASQTIRHLFTRSESVEVAVRCYPSSKLLQGSIDSFKMSGRGLVIRKDFYVEEMSFETDAVAIDFSSVLGGKLTLKQPTQAVAQVTLTEDGINNAFNAELVKKRLQNLSLAGLADISGGESISFSDVQVQLLPENEVKIAAKADISNGELVLISLKATLAVERRRRVTFQNPQFEAQDIPEAQRELSQTLTNALAEILNNMVDLDRFDLDGVMMRINRLETQGQKLIFSGYAQIDRIPGNA